A region of Nostoc sp. 'Peltigera membranacea cyanobiont' N6 DNA encodes the following proteins:
- a CDS encoding AAC(3)-I family aminoglycoside N-acetyltransferase, giving the protein MPEDVALMEALLATFGEAFDEVETYRNPPSADYLRQLLDSDYFIAIAALKEGEVVGGLTAYELKKFEQERSEIYIYDLAVAAAHRRQGIATALIQKLKEVAAAYGAYVIFVQADIGDDPAIKLYTKLGDREDVLHFDIPVNSGNDNA; this is encoded by the coding sequence GTGCCGGAGGACGTTGCATTAATGGAAGCTCTATTAGCGACCTTTGGTGAGGCGTTCGATGAGGTGGAGACATATAGAAATCCGCCTAGTGCAGACTACCTGCGGCAACTGCTCGATAGTGACTACTTCATTGCGATCGCCGCATTGAAAGAAGGTGAGGTCGTTGGCGGTCTTACTGCCTACGAGCTTAAAAAGTTCGAGCAGGAGCGCAGTGAGATTTACATCTACGATCTAGCTGTTGCCGCCGCACACCGACGGCAGGGAATCGCAACGGCATTAATTCAGAAGCTGAAAGAAGTAGCAGCAGCTTATGGAGCTTATGTCATTTTCGTCCAGGCGGATATCGGTGACGATCCAGCCATTAAACTTTATACAAAGCTAGGCGATCGCGAAGACGTGTTGCATTTCGACATACCAGTTAATAGCGGCAATGACAATGCCTAA